In the Streptomyces sp. NBC_00525 genome, one interval contains:
- a CDS encoding ABC transporter ATP-binding protein → MAGPDSAPTERPVTGAPDSTTDTASDAAPDAASDSAPPVIEARGLTKRYRGGQLAVDGLDLTVPGGSVFGFLGPNGSGKTTTIRMLMGLIAPTSGTARVLGRPMPDAARTVLPEVGALIEGPALYGFLSGRDNLLRYDTADPTADPRTRAARVGDALERVGLGQAAGKKARAYSLGMKQRLGLAAALLRPRRLLVLDEPTNGLDPQGMREIRALVRELAADGTTVFLSSHLLDEIEQVCSHAAVMARGRLLTQGPVTGLATGGRLAVTTPDPADAARVLKEHGITGITLDGDRLRADAPPGTVELADLNAALVRDGVRVRAFGVERASLEDAFVALTGEGFDVAG, encoded by the coding sequence ATGGCAGGGCCCGACAGCGCGCCCACCGAGCGGCCCGTGACCGGCGCACCCGACAGCACGACGGACACCGCGTCCGATGCCGCACCCGATGCCGCGTCGGACAGCGCGCCGCCCGTGATCGAGGCGCGCGGGCTGACCAAGCGCTACCGGGGCGGGCAGCTCGCCGTGGACGGGCTCGACCTCACGGTCCCCGGCGGCAGCGTCTTCGGCTTCCTCGGGCCCAACGGCTCGGGCAAGACGACGACGATCCGGATGCTCATGGGCCTGATCGCCCCGACCTCCGGCACCGCCCGCGTCCTCGGCCGCCCCATGCCGGACGCCGCGCGCACGGTGCTCCCCGAGGTCGGCGCGCTGATCGAGGGCCCCGCCCTGTACGGGTTCCTGAGCGGCCGGGACAACCTGCTGCGCTACGACACCGCCGACCCCACCGCCGACCCGCGCACCCGCGCCGCACGCGTCGGCGACGCGCTGGAACGGGTCGGGCTGGGCCAGGCGGCCGGCAAGAAGGCGCGCGCGTACTCACTGGGCATGAAACAGCGCCTCGGCCTCGCCGCCGCCCTGCTCAGACCGCGCCGGCTGCTCGTCCTGGACGAGCCGACCAACGGCCTGGACCCGCAGGGCATGCGCGAGATCCGCGCCCTGGTCCGCGAGCTGGCGGCGGACGGCACCACGGTCTTCCTCTCCTCCCACCTGCTGGACGAGATCGAGCAGGTGTGCAGCCACGCGGCGGTGATGGCACGGGGCCGGCTCCTCACCCAGGGCCCCGTCACCGGCCTCGCCACCGGTGGCCGGCTCGCCGTCACCACACCGGACCCGGCCGACGCCGCCCGCGTACTCAAGGAGCACGGGATCACGGGCATCACACTGGACGGCGACCGGCTCCGGGCGGACGCCCCGCCGGGCACGGTGGAACTGGCCGACCTGAACGCGGCCCTGGTCCGGGACGGCGTACGGGTGCGCGCGTTCGGCGTGGAGCGGGCGTCCCTGGAGGACGCGTTCGTGGCTCTGACGGGAGAGGGATTCGATGTCGCAGGCTGA
- a CDS encoding LolA family protein, translating to MAPNDSAETTGTAAGQSAGRRRRAARYIVPVAVAGVAAATIGLVPALASSGDPDLPEITAQELIEKIAASDTEQFSGTVKISTDLGIPSVGGLAGSFLSDAGKSGRGGEDTSSADPQSKLTELASGTHTLRVAADGPDKQRLSILDDAAEYSLIHNGDQVWAYDSATNAVYHAEADGKDKAPRHQDRVVPEGVPTTPKALAEQALEAADGTTSVTVDGTARVAGRDAYRLVLKPEQSGSTVGSITVAVDAENGVPLKFTLRPSSGGKAVVDAGFTSVDFGKPAASSFTFTPPKGAKVTEADEAAKGHEKDAREATEKARGDLRAFEDEGAPKIIGKGWNSIAEIRTPGGADLPTEATKGVPPQAQQFLDALGDKVTGKFGSGTVFKTRLINALMTDDGRIYVGAVTKDALVAAANDAG from the coding sequence ATGGCACCGAACGACAGCGCGGAGACCACCGGCACGGCCGCCGGTCAGAGCGCCGGGCGCCGCCGCAGGGCGGCCCGCTACATCGTCCCCGTCGCGGTGGCGGGGGTGGCGGCGGCGACGATCGGTCTGGTCCCGGCGCTCGCCAGCTCCGGCGACCCCGACCTGCCGGAGATCACCGCGCAGGAACTCATCGAGAAGATCGCCGCTTCGGACACCGAGCAGTTCTCCGGCACGGTGAAGATCAGCACGGACCTGGGCATCCCCTCCGTGGGCGGCCTGGCCGGCTCCTTCCTGTCCGACGCGGGCAAGAGCGGGCGCGGCGGCGAGGACACGTCGAGCGCCGACCCGCAGAGCAAGCTCACCGAGCTGGCCTCCGGCACGCACACCCTGCGCGTCGCCGCGGACGGCCCCGACAAGCAGCGGCTCTCCATCCTGGACGACGCCGCCGAGTACAGCCTGATCCACAACGGCGACCAGGTCTGGGCGTACGACAGCGCGACCAACGCGGTGTACCACGCGGAGGCCGACGGCAAGGACAAGGCCCCGCGCCACCAGGACCGGGTCGTCCCCGAGGGCGTCCCGACCACCCCGAAGGCCCTGGCCGAGCAGGCGCTCGAAGCCGCCGACGGCACCACGTCCGTCACGGTGGACGGCACCGCGCGGGTCGCCGGGCGCGACGCGTACCGCCTGGTCCTCAAGCCGGAGCAGAGCGGCTCCACGGTGGGCTCGATCACCGTCGCCGTGGACGCGGAGAACGGCGTGCCGCTCAAGTTCACGCTCCGGCCGAGCAGCGGCGGCAAGGCCGTCGTGGACGCCGGTTTCACGTCGGTCGACTTCGGGAAGCCCGCCGCGTCCTCCTTCACCTTCACCCCGCCCAAGGGCGCGAAGGTCACCGAGGCCGACGAGGCGGCCAAGGGCCACGAGAAGGACGCCCGCGAGGCCACCGAGAAGGCCCGCGGCGACCTGCGCGCCTTCGAGGACGAGGGCGCCCCGAAGATCATCGGCAAGGGCTGGAACAGCATCGCCGAGATCAGGACCCCGGGCGGCGCCGACCTGCCGACCGAGGCGACGAAGGGCGTCCCGCCGCAGGCCCAGCAGTTCCTGGACGCCCTCGGCGACAAGGTCACCGGCAAGTTCGGCTCGGGCACCGTCTTCAAGACGCGCCTGATCAACGCGCTGATGACGGACGACGGCCGGATCTATGTCGGCGCGGTCACCAAGGACGCGCTGGTCGCCGCGGCGAACGACGCCGGCTGA
- a CDS encoding polyprenyl synthetase family protein produces MTVVGPFGLSVRDQALEAGVQAGLAAVESGLLEATKSDVPFITEAAQHLVRAGGKRFRPLLAMLAAQFGDADAPGVVPAAVVVELTHLATLYHDDVMDEADVRRGVPSANSRWGNSVAVLTGDFLFARASHILADLGPEAVRIQAEAFERLVTGQILETAGPRDGRDPVAHYLEVLSGKTGSLIAVACRFGAMMSGADESTTDILTQYGERLGVAFQLADDVLDIASDSHESGKTPGTDLLEGIPTLPVLHLRAQAAADGKPDDLALVELLDGDLGDPDRLTEALRLLRAHPALARARRDTVRYAQEARATLGPLPECYAKLALEEMCDAVVHRAG; encoded by the coding sequence GTGACCGTCGTCGGGCCGTTCGGACTGAGCGTGCGGGACCAGGCTCTTGAGGCCGGTGTCCAGGCCGGTTTGGCTGCTGTCGAGTCGGGCCTGCTCGAAGCCACCAAGAGCGACGTGCCCTTCATCACGGAAGCCGCCCAGCACCTGGTGCGCGCGGGCGGCAAGCGGTTCCGTCCGCTGCTCGCGATGCTGGCCGCCCAGTTCGGCGACGCCGACGCGCCGGGCGTGGTGCCCGCCGCCGTCGTCGTGGAGCTGACCCACCTCGCGACGCTGTACCACGACGACGTCATGGACGAGGCCGATGTGCGGCGCGGTGTGCCCAGCGCCAATTCCCGCTGGGGCAACTCGGTCGCCGTACTGACCGGCGACTTCCTCTTCGCGCGCGCCTCGCACATACTGGCCGACCTGGGCCCGGAGGCCGTCCGCATCCAGGCGGAGGCGTTCGAACGCCTGGTCACCGGCCAGATCCTGGAGACGGCCGGCCCGCGCGACGGCCGCGACCCGGTGGCGCACTACCTGGAGGTGCTCAGCGGCAAGACCGGCTCGCTGATCGCCGTGGCCTGCCGGTTCGGCGCGATGATGTCCGGCGCCGACGAGTCCACCACGGACATCCTCACCCAGTACGGTGAACGGCTCGGTGTCGCCTTCCAGCTCGCCGACGACGTCCTGGACATCGCGTCGGACTCCCACGAGTCCGGCAAGACCCCCGGTACGGACCTCCTGGAGGGCATCCCGACCCTCCCCGTCCTGCATCTGCGGGCGCAGGCGGCGGCGGACGGCAAGCCGGACGACCTGGCCCTCGTCGAACTGCTCGACGGCGACCTCGGCGACCCGGACCGGCTCACCGAGGCGCTGCGCCTGCTGCGCGCGCACCCGGCGCTGGCCCGGGCCCGCCGGGACACCGTGCGGTACGCGCAGGAGGCGCGGGCCACGCTGGGGCCGCTGCCCGAGTGCTACGCCAAGCTCGCCCTGGAAGAGATGTGCGACGCGGTGGTCCACCGCGCCGGCTGA
- a CDS encoding ABC transporter permease — MSQAETGAAGAGAGRSGAERSGATGRNPLWTFGILRSELVTTLRRWRTLALLGVLAAVPVLIGIAVRIETADGSSAGPGGGEAGPAFLSQVTNNGLFLVFAALAATLPVFLPMAVGVIAGDAVAGEANAGTLRYLLVAPAGRTRLLLAKYVATLGFCLIATLVVAASALAVGALLFPVGEVTTISGTTIGFGEGLARAGLVAVVVAASLTGFAALGLFISTLTNSGIAAMAATVGLLITVQIVDSIPQLSGIHPYLFPHYWLSFSDLVRDPVYWDEVVKNLGLQAVYAAVFGSAAWARFTAKDITA, encoded by the coding sequence ATGTCGCAGGCTGAAACGGGGGCCGCGGGGGCCGGGGCCGGGCGATCCGGGGCCGAGCGATCCGGGGCCACCGGGCGCAACCCCTTGTGGACGTTCGGCATCCTCCGCTCCGAGCTGGTCACCACGCTGCGCCGCTGGCGCACCCTCGCCCTGCTCGGGGTGCTGGCAGCCGTGCCCGTCCTGATCGGGATCGCGGTGCGCATCGAGACGGCGGACGGCTCGTCGGCGGGGCCGGGCGGCGGGGAGGCAGGGCCGGCGTTCCTCTCCCAGGTCACCAACAACGGCCTCTTCCTGGTGTTCGCCGCGCTCGCCGCGACGCTGCCCGTCTTCCTGCCCATGGCGGTGGGCGTGATCGCGGGCGACGCGGTCGCCGGCGAGGCCAACGCGGGGACGCTGCGCTACCTCCTGGTCGCCCCCGCCGGGCGGACCCGGCTGCTGCTCGCCAAGTACGTGGCCACGCTCGGCTTCTGCCTGATCGCGACGCTCGTCGTGGCCGCCTCCGCGCTGGCGGTGGGCGCGCTGCTGTTCCCGGTGGGCGAGGTCACGACGATCTCGGGGACGACGATCGGCTTCGGCGAGGGCCTGGCACGGGCGGGGCTCGTCGCCGTGGTCGTGGCGGCGTCCCTCACCGGCTTCGCGGCCCTCGGCCTGTTCATCTCGACGCTCACCAACAGCGGCATCGCGGCCATGGCGGCGACGGTCGGCCTGCTGATCACCGTCCAGATCGTGGACAGCATCCCGCAGCTGAGCGGCATCCACCCCTACCTGTTCCCGCACTACTGGCTGTCCTTCTCGGACCTGGTGCGCGACCCCGTCTACTGGGACGAGGTGGTGAAGAACCTGGGGCTCCAGGCGGTGTACGCGGCGGTGTTCGGCTCGGCGGCCTGGGCGCGGTTCACGGCGAAGGACATCACGGCCTGA